One genomic window of Polyangium aurulentum includes the following:
- a CDS encoding acyl-CoA carboxylase subunit beta produces the protein MRELIKDLEARRAEVRKMGGEDKVQKQHARGKMTARERLAAFFDDGVFFEVGMHGTQMGLAAGAEGKDRPPADAVVCAFGQVDGRMVCSASYDFTVKGGSIGHTGEEKVTRMRQMALRGRWPMVWFIDSAGARIDPGSTHPDMISLFAGSGHLFREQVHMSGVVPQVAAMVGPGAAGTAYIPGLADFVPMVKEVGSMALGGPPLVKAMTGEDISEQELGGSKVHTTKSGVGDVEVKSDADAIASIKKYLSFFPSNCEEDPPRLPASDPIDRREESLLDLLPENPRRAYDMYKLIAAVVDGGEYFDLKPRWARQIITCLARIGGQSVGIVANQPNHMGGVLDVDSADKAARFMQICDAFNIPLVFLQDVPGFMIGSKVEHEGIIRHGAKMLHVMAAATVPKVTVVVRKAYGAGYYVMCGRAYEPDLIVGWPTAEISVMGPEGMLGIAAKKLFGDMTPPPEVKQQIIDTIQKNIDVMKVAGWGLIDDVIDPRDTRRAIAWGLELSRHKRIERPSKKRGIVPV, from the coding sequence ATGCGTGAGCTCATCAAGGATCTCGAGGCCCGGCGCGCCGAGGTGCGCAAGATGGGCGGCGAGGACAAGGTCCAAAAGCAGCACGCGCGCGGCAAGATGACGGCGCGCGAGCGGCTCGCCGCATTCTTCGACGACGGCGTCTTCTTCGAGGTCGGCATGCACGGCACGCAGATGGGCCTCGCCGCCGGGGCGGAGGGCAAGGACCGGCCCCCCGCCGACGCCGTGGTCTGCGCCTTCGGCCAGGTCGACGGCCGCATGGTCTGCTCGGCCTCGTACGATTTCACGGTCAAGGGCGGCAGCATCGGCCATACGGGCGAGGAGAAGGTCACGCGCATGCGCCAGATGGCCCTGCGCGGCCGCTGGCCGATGGTCTGGTTCATCGATTCGGCCGGCGCGCGCATCGATCCCGGCTCGACCCACCCCGACATGATCTCGCTCTTCGCGGGCTCGGGGCACCTCTTCCGCGAGCAGGTGCACATGAGCGGCGTGGTCCCGCAGGTCGCCGCAATGGTCGGCCCCGGCGCGGCCGGCACCGCGTACATCCCGGGCCTCGCCGATTTCGTTCCCATGGTGAAGGAGGTCGGTTCGATGGCGCTCGGCGGTCCGCCCCTCGTCAAGGCGATGACCGGCGAGGACATCTCCGAGCAGGAGCTGGGCGGATCGAAGGTGCACACGACGAAGAGCGGCGTCGGCGACGTCGAGGTGAAGAGCGACGCGGACGCGATCGCCTCCATCAAGAAATACCTGTCGTTTTTCCCGTCGAACTGCGAGGAGGATCCGCCGCGCCTGCCCGCGAGCGATCCGATCGATCGGCGCGAGGAGTCGCTGCTCGACCTCTTGCCGGAGAACCCGCGCCGCGCGTACGACATGTACAAGCTCATCGCGGCGGTCGTGGACGGCGGCGAGTATTTCGATCTGAAGCCTCGCTGGGCGCGGCAGATCATCACCTGCCTCGCGCGCATCGGCGGCCAGAGCGTGGGCATCGTGGCCAACCAGCCCAATCACATGGGCGGCGTGCTCGACGTCGACTCCGCCGACAAGGCCGCGCGCTTCATGCAGATCTGCGACGCCTTCAACATCCCGCTCGTCTTCTTGCAGGACGTGCCGGGGTTCATGATCGGCTCCAAGGTCGAGCACGAGGGCATCATCCGTCACGGGGCCAAGATGCTGCACGTGATGGCCGCGGCGACCGTGCCCAAGGTGACCGTGGTGGTGCGCAAGGCCTATGGCGCGGGCTATTACGTGATGTGCGGCCGTGCGTACGAGCCCGACCTCATCGTCGGCTGGCCGACGGCCGAGATCAGCGTGATGGGCCCCGAGGGAATGCTCGGGATCGCGGCCAAGAAGCTCTTCGGCGACATGACCCCGCCGCCCGAGGTCAAGCAGCAGATCATCGACACGATCCAGAAGAACATCGACGTGATGAAGGTGGCCGGCTGGGGCCTCATCGACGACGTCATCGATCCGCGCGACACCCGCCGCGCCATCGCCTGGGGCCTCGAGCTTTCGCGCCACAAGCGCATCGAGCGGCCTTCCAAAAAACGCGGCATCGTGCCTGTCTAG
- a CDS encoding globin family protein produces MNNEQKLLVQKSFEKVAPIADLAAELFYGRLFELDPTLKPMFRGDIKDQGKKLMSTLKVAVAGLDRLDALLPTVQALGRRHLAYGVRDEHYDIVASALLWTLEKGLGELWTPDCKAAWTEVYMILAKVMKDAANEVAPLSMRAPMSRRAAHRPPPVKRPSYRPPMGRPSMPPGSRMPASIQALYGGAASQPPGSVHSQPGPTITRISNPPSVS; encoded by the coding sequence ATGAACAACGAGCAAAAGCTTCTGGTGCAGAAGTCGTTCGAGAAGGTCGCACCCATCGCGGACCTCGCAGCGGAGCTGTTCTACGGCCGTCTCTTCGAGCTCGATCCGACGCTCAAGCCGATGTTCCGCGGCGACATCAAGGACCAGGGCAAGAAGCTCATGTCGACCCTCAAGGTCGCGGTGGCGGGCCTCGATCGGCTCGACGCTCTGCTGCCGACCGTGCAGGCGCTCGGCCGCCGCCATCTCGCGTACGGCGTGCGCGACGAGCACTACGACATCGTCGCCTCCGCGCTGCTCTGGACCCTCGAGAAGGGCCTCGGCGAGCTGTGGACGCCCGACTGCAAGGCCGCGTGGACCGAGGTCTACATGATCCTCGCCAAGGTCATGAAGGACGCGGCCAACGAGGTCGCCCCGCTCTCCATGCGCGCTCCGATGTCGCGCCGCGCGGCGCATCGCCCGCCGCCCGTCAAGCGTCCGTCGTACCGCCCGCCCATGGGCCGCCCCTCGATGCCCCCCGGCTCGCGCATGCCCGCCTCGATCCAGGCGCTCTACGGCGGCGCGGCCTCGCAGCCCCCCGGCTCGGTGCACTCGCAGCCCGGCCCCACGATCACGCGCATCTCGAACCCGCCCTCGGTCTCCTGA
- a CDS encoding enoyl-CoA hydratase/isomerase family protein, with product MTERRYQFIEVGTGDHGALRIALNNPARKNAIGPAMVNELLWALADAAEDPAVRSIVLTGKGDAFCAGGDFAQMTGGAAEAELPSKGDYADLLLAMVRSPKPIVARVNGHAMGGGLGLVAASHFAVASRAGKFGTPEINVGLFPMMIMAVLARVVPRRRLMEMMLFGERMDADQAAALGLVSLAVDAEGLDAAVDRIVQTIASKSPITIKLGLEAFAAQDDLALADALPLLRDRLGQALSTDDAREGLMAFLEKRPPRWTGK from the coding sequence ATGACCGAGCGCCGCTACCAGTTCATCGAGGTCGGGACGGGCGACCACGGCGCGCTTCGGATTGCCCTGAACAACCCCGCCCGCAAGAATGCGATCGGGCCCGCGATGGTGAACGAGCTGCTCTGGGCGCTCGCGGACGCGGCCGAGGATCCGGCGGTGCGCTCGATCGTGCTCACGGGCAAGGGAGACGCGTTCTGCGCCGGCGGCGATTTCGCGCAGATGACGGGCGGCGCCGCCGAGGCCGAGCTGCCGTCGAAGGGCGATTACGCGGATCTGCTCCTCGCCATGGTGCGCTCGCCGAAGCCGATCGTCGCGCGCGTCAACGGGCACGCGATGGGCGGCGGGCTCGGGCTCGTCGCGGCGAGCCACTTCGCGGTGGCGTCGCGCGCCGGCAAATTCGGCACGCCCGAGATCAACGTGGGCCTGTTCCCCATGATGATCATGGCCGTCCTCGCCCGCGTCGTGCCGCGTCGTCGCCTCATGGAGATGATGCTCTTCGGCGAGCGCATGGACGCCGATCAGGCCGCGGCCCTGGGCCTCGTCTCCCTCGCCGTCGATGCCGAGGGGCTCGACGCTGCGGTGGATCGGATCGTCCAGACGATCGCGTCGAAGAGCCCGATCACGATCAAGCTCGGGCTCGAGGCGTTCGCGGCGCAGGACGATCTCGCGCTGGCCGATGCGCTGCCGCTCCTGCGCGACAGGCTCGGCCAGGCCCTGTCGACCGACGACGCGCGCGAGGGCCTCATGGCGTTCCTCGAAAAACGCCCCCCGCGCTGGACCGGCAAATAG
- a CDS encoding YdcF family protein produces the protein MAQSSSSYVDLARTAVRPSRGSLALALRGAGLAVGLFALANLAGELLRGPFDTTSTWVGGAGLPLPLVRALELVSALALVWHGLARIRPAWARVACASAVGTGALLATVDVVRFYAVVALGRIDSPALLPASLVVAALLAALTASILADRDERPRWTLARAFASIAAAGATWAAMPLLLMFTLGPTRYARHADCAIVFGARVWDDGRPSDSLADRIDEGVRLYRQGLVGKLVMSGGIDGRNGFSEPEVMRDRAVRAGVRAEDVLLDEAGIDTASTVKNSAELMRRHGLRSTLAVTHYYHEPRVKMLFERAGVRTYTVPARMSRRLLKEPYFIAREVLAFWHSFLFQ, from the coding sequence ATGGCGCAGTCTTCCTCCTCGTACGTGGATCTCGCTCGCACCGCCGTTCGTCCCAGCAGGGGCTCGCTCGCGCTCGCGTTGCGCGGCGCCGGCCTCGCGGTCGGGCTCTTCGCCCTCGCCAACCTCGCAGGGGAGCTTCTGCGCGGCCCCTTCGACACGACCTCGACCTGGGTCGGCGGCGCGGGCCTGCCGCTGCCTCTCGTGCGCGCGCTCGAGCTGGTCTCGGCGCTCGCGCTCGTCTGGCACGGGCTCGCACGTATCCGCCCTGCATGGGCACGCGTGGCCTGTGCGAGCGCAGTCGGCACGGGCGCTCTCCTCGCCACGGTCGACGTCGTGCGCTTCTACGCCGTCGTCGCGCTGGGCAGGATCGACAGCCCCGCGCTCTTGCCCGCTTCGCTCGTGGTCGCGGCTCTCCTCGCCGCGCTCACGGCTTCGATCCTCGCCGATCGCGACGAGCGGCCGCGCTGGACCTTGGCGCGCGCGTTCGCCTCGATCGCGGCGGCGGGCGCCACCTGGGCCGCGATGCCGCTGCTGCTCATGTTCACGCTCGGGCCCACGCGCTACGCGCGCCACGCGGACTGCGCGATCGTGTTCGGCGCGCGCGTGTGGGACGACGGCAGGCCTTCGGACTCGCTCGCGGATCGCATCGACGAGGGCGTGCGGCTCTACCGGCAGGGGCTCGTGGGCAAGCTCGTGATGAGCGGCGGGATTGACGGGCGAAACGGTTTTTCCGAGCCCGAGGTCATGCGCGACCGAGCCGTGCGCGCGGGCGTGCGCGCCGAGGACGTGCTGCTCGACGAGGCGGGGATCGACACCGCGTCGACGGTGAAGAACAGCGCGGAGCTGATGCGGCGACACGGCCTTCGCTCGACGCTCGCGGTGACGCATTACTATCACGAGCCGCGCGTGAAGATGCTCTTCGAGCGTGCGGGCGTCCGGACGTACACGGTGCCTGCGCGCATGAGCCGGAGGCTGCTCAAGGAGCCCTATTTCATTGCCCGCGAGGTCCTCGCATTCTGGCACTCGTTTCTGTTTCAATGA
- a CDS encoding 3-keto-5-aminohexanoate cleavage protein, giving the protein MKDKPTFTGEPRKPGGRDPDLCVVTCAVSGVLANRKHCPGIPYTPVEIAEECRRAHEAGAAVVHIHARNDDGSPTFSPAVFAAIKEEVRKRCPILLNFSTGTILDDVSEQCAYIRESRPEIAALNMGTMNYSKYSRARKNFDFDMIFPNTYEKIIKLLGAMNEAGVKPELECFDTGHTHGIWPLLDMGVLKQPLQFSFIVNVLGGIPGHVESLQLQTKIMPPGSEWEVIGISHGAWRMLAAALVLGGNIRCGLEDHLYLPSGEMAKSNGDLVEVAVRMVRDVGRRPATVEEAREILSLGAPR; this is encoded by the coding sequence ATGAAAGACAAGCCCACGTTCACAGGCGAGCCCCGAAAGCCGGGCGGGCGCGATCCCGACCTTTGCGTCGTCACCTGCGCCGTGAGCGGCGTTCTCGCGAACCGCAAGCATTGCCCCGGCATCCCGTACACGCCGGTCGAGATCGCCGAGGAGTGCAGGCGCGCCCATGAAGCGGGCGCCGCGGTCGTCCACATTCACGCCCGCAACGACGACGGATCGCCCACGTTTTCGCCGGCCGTGTTCGCCGCGATCAAGGAGGAGGTCCGAAAGCGCTGCCCGATCCTCCTCAATTTCTCGACGGGCACCATCCTCGACGACGTCTCCGAGCAGTGCGCGTACATCCGCGAGAGCCGCCCCGAGATCGCCGCCCTCAACATGGGCACGATGAACTATTCGAAATACTCGCGGGCCCGCAAGAATTTCGATTTCGACATGATCTTCCCGAACACGTACGAGAAGATCATCAAGCTCCTCGGCGCCATGAACGAGGCGGGCGTCAAGCCCGAGCTCGAGTGCTTCGACACCGGGCACACGCACGGCATCTGGCCGCTGCTCGACATGGGCGTCCTGAAGCAGCCCTTGCAGTTCTCGTTCATCGTCAACGTGCTCGGCGGCATCCCGGGGCACGTCGAATCGCTCCAGCTCCAGACCAAGATCATGCCCCCCGGATCCGAATGGGAGGTCATCGGCATCAGCCACGGCGCCTGGCGCATGCTCGCCGCGGCGCTCGTGCTCGGCGGCAACATCCGCTGCGGGCTCGAGGATCACCTCTACCTGCCGAGCGGCGAGATGGCGAAGAGCAACGGCGATCTCGTCGAGGTGGCCGTGCGCATGGTGCGTGACGTGGGGCGCAGGCCCGCGACGGTGGAGGAGGCGCGCGAGATCCTGTCGCTTGGAGCGCCGCGATGA